The DNA sequence ACTTATATACACTCACTCAATGACGGGATCCATAGCAGCAATTCTTTCTGTCAGTATCTGCAGTTCACCATTCGTTACGTCATTCAGAGCTGGACCAGAGTTGCTGGCCAATACCACCTAAACAGTAGAATCATTGCAGAGTTTAATGAACATCTGACCAAATACTCTCTTTTTGTAATTATTCTGTCAATTTCCTACCTCTGTTCCTCGAGAGAGAAGCTCTCTTACAAAAGGCATCACCCCTAGAATGATGTCTACTCCACTATTATCTACGAAAAACAAGGCACACTTATGAGGAGGACCCTGCAAGAGAAAACCAGGATGGATGACATTCAGCCATTAATtatcaagaaaataaaacacagcaacatTCCTGCAAGTATGCAAAACACTACTAATGACCACCCAGAAGATGTTATCTCTTTGTGGTTCATCAAAACATGCTTATCCCTAGTTCAAAAAGTGTTGAACATAAGGTGTTTATGGTAGGTTTAAGATCATTTATTGTCTCAGTTTCTGTTTTCACACGAAGCTCCTCCAGGGAAATGTCTAGAAAGGTACATGACTGCAGTACATATGCGAAAAAGCTTCAATCACATAGTCAGATCCAGAGGGAAACAAAGTTTGCTTAATTTCTAATGAGAACTCCAATGAAAGAATACACTTATATCCAACACAGAGGTGAAAACATGTCTGAATCAAACTGCCTGCTGCTGTGTGATGCATGTAAAAATGCACAACTTCAGCCAAGATCCAGGCCTGATATTATAGATACTGCCCTAAGATCACATGTGAAAACAGCTTGTGAGTGTGAAGACCAACAGAATGAATCTGACCTTTAGTCTTTCAAGCCACTGGTCATAGGAATCAACGAGCCATGGCCGCTCTGAGAggggaataaaaaagaaaatacaaaagtcaGTCTGACCACCAAGAGGCATAAAAGCAGGTCTTAAACCTGACAGTGTATCATCAGCAGACATCAGAAGGTGTAACAGCAAGCAAAAAGGCACACAGCTTATAGGAAATGTTTGAAGTGATGTCAAACTAAACAGATACCTTCCTCTTGAAAATATCAATCTGTCTCCACACCAGCTGTACAACAATGTTTACTTGCACTTAAAAGTTCATTTTCATGCCTCAGTTGTCATGTGATGCTGGGAGATTTTCAATATGCCATCTTAAGGCTTAacgttttttctctctccttaaACTAATATGTGATTGGAAATCCAATCAAATCAACCCAAGGTGTACCCATGCGATGACATTAAAACTAACCAAGTTACTTAAGAGGAACAAAAGTTTGGTCTTCTCATCTCTCACATCCTGACTGGAAGGAGATAAAATGTAAGGACGCAAGAGAAAGTGAGAGAAGCAAGGAGACATGTTAGTATAATAAAAATAAGCCTAAACGTTCTGTCTGTCTGACTGCTGTTGAAACACAGTTGACCCTCACATTACACACAATGTGCTTGCATGGACTGAGACACAGATAGACCTCTGACAGTGCTTATGCCCTGCTAACATGTAGTTAACAATACATCTGCAGTGCAGTTGCAATTGTAATAAAGTACTTGGATACCTTCCAGCTGTCGTTTAGCCTCCTCAAACCCAAACTCGGGGTCAGATTCCAGGACGCTGTAAGTGTCAAAACGAAACAGACTAAAGTGAGCTCAAACCAACAACAGTTtaccaaaaaaataacaaaactttCAAAACTTCAAGACTGAAGCTAAAATGTTTTGTGTCTCTAAAAGCTTGTGCAGCTGGGTTGATGTAATCTATGAACCCAGATGCAAGAGATGAAAAAAGTCCACTCACTCTGACACAGCCTTGGCTCCCCAGTCAAAGACATTCCCAGCCAGGACACCCCGGACTAGGGCAAACTGTTTCTCCTCCCAGCTCAGCTCATCCAAGGACTTCACTGCCTTTTGATAGTACTTGAGAGCAACGTCATTCTCCCTCTGTTTAatctgaaatacaaaaaaacaaaataaaataaaagttcatATTAAACAAAGGACAGATTATCTAGTCacaccaaaggaaaaaaacaaagaaaaaagtaaagtaaataacaGTAGAGTGTGTTTAAGACCCATGTACAGGGTAAATTCAGCAGGTGGAAACCACATCAGCATGAGCATGACcaaaaatgaaaggaaagaaaaaaaaacaaagtcaacaaaaagaaaactacaGAGCCATGAGATTGGTCACTAAAGGCCAATTCAGCTGTAAAATTCAAGAAAAGAgcataaaagcaaaacaacacatttgatAGATTTCACTCAGACCTTAGAGTAGGGATCAGGAAAGTTGAACTCGTTTAAACAGTGTTCCCTCGTGTCTAACAGACTTCTGACAGTGAGGGATCCATAAGCACTAGGTGAGAAGAGAAGCACTCTACATTAGCAAGAGAGAAACATATAGAAACAACCGGGCTGGGATAATAAATGCAAAGCACTTTTCCACagtttccccccttttttaatGTTCTGAAATAAACTATTagaaagttaaaatatataaatatctgGAATTTGGAAGTATTTCTTCTTTAATTTTATAGACTGTTACAGACCTAGTGCAGTGATTCTATTACTAATCCACACTTATGGAGTGCAGCCCAGTCCTAAAAACTGAAAGAGTAAACAGGATCAACATCAAGATTTTGCAGGTATAAAGAGATGAAACTAATGCAGACGGTGAAGAAAGAGTTTTAGTTTAGACTTAAAGTAACCTCTGAGTAAACTAGATGCAGTAGCAGAGCCACTAGCAGTCCTTACAATGGCTGTTGACGAAGGGTCTGAAGCTTGTGTCTGTATTTCTGACGGAACTTCTCAGCACGCAGGGCTGCCTCCGGCATGTCAGGCTGACTCGCTACAGCTCTCTTAACCACCTGctcaaggataaaaaaaaagtaatcagaaaaCACTTCAACTTTTgagcaaagaaataaaagaaatgtgtaTATATCACCATGTAAATGGCAAATATTTTGACTAGAACTTTTCCCATATCCAAAAGGGAAACGTGAAGCTTTACTGTCAGACCAGGATCAGGTCAAAATTCATtcctttgttaaaaaaaaaagatcccaCCACATAAGAGACAGATCTCCCCAACAGTGTCCCAAAAATCGTATGCTGGGTTCAAACTCCACTATATCAACCCGATTATGAGCAAAACTGGGATAATTTCTTTGGGttcagaagaaaacaaatggaTGTCATgcacaacattttctttttgtcttgcATGCTGTGTCACAATCTATGAGAACCTATGCCTTATCTGAGATTCCTCAGTACGTCCTAACAGAAAGACTGGCATGTTAGAATTATTTTGAGCAATTTAATTGAGGTTGACCAAAATAAACACAGAGCAGTCTGACAGCCAACGATGCTGCCAGTGCAGTCAGGTGGAACTGTGACTAGACTGGCAGATAGCATTACAAACACTGCTTTGGTTCCCATTGTGTTTACATTCTTTAGTGGAAATTACTAGCTAGCAGCTCTTCCTGATGCTGCATGCATGAGTAACGTGGGAAGAACGTGCAGTCAGTCATGTCTATAGTAATGAGAAGACAACATTACTTTGTAGCTGTCTAATCTGACAGAGttaaaatattaatagaaaCAGACACCTTAGAATTCATACCTTTGATTTCAAAGCCGAATGCTGGGCTCCGACTTGATTTttgtcattgtgtttttttccccttcttttatGAATAATTTTGCAGATATTTACCACATTTAAGTCATGCTATTACAGCTATGACGCCATCCTACCCCATCTAAGGCCTCTTCGAAGCAGTATAGCCAGTATTCACGGGCCAGAGCATCCTCTGTGAGGTCCACAGTGTCAGGGATGTAAGAGGAAGGGTCTTGCAGCAGAGGCAGGTTCACCAGTTGCCTCTCCAGACGGTCCATCTCCAACATGTCAAACTGTacaacaaagagacagaaaagatTCACGCTATCAAGCCTTGCCCATAAAAGGCTTTTATGGATAAAAGCCTAACCACTCAGATAACTTGACGTTTATTCCAGCTGTTAAACTGTACAAGCCTATTCCCGCTACCCTTCTTAAACACCATCATTCCAggatgtattttaaaatatttcccCTTTTTCGTGGCACTCATGTCAGTATTGTTTCTTCAGTGCGTCAACAAAAAAGATGAGCGTGAGATGTAGTAAAGAGGAGAGGTTAAAGCAGAATTTAACTCTAAAAGCCAATGAAAGCCAACAGATTCATTAAATGGACACAATCAATAGTCCATTAGAGGAAGTCCTTTCCTTTTAAAGAACTTAGTACATCTGCTGATGGTTTCTtgagaggaaagaaaagcaaagaagtCTGCAGTAATGAAAACTAGTGAATGCAAGTTGGGCACAAGGGTATTTCAGTGATTGTGGGCTGAGGGAGGGAGACTGGGAGTGGGGAGGGCACATAGCTGCTCTTGCTACTACAGTGACCTAGAAGCTCAAGGTAttacaaaaaaagcaaagtgcACACCTGAAACACTTCACATCCTTTAAAACCATCAAACAACATATTATTTTCTATTGTTCATCTAATGTGAACACACAAATGAATGCCTGTCACAACAAGTGTTTCAGTGTTTGCAGTTACACGACGTGTTGAACAGAACCAATGTGCCATCAAACCACCAAACAAGCAAAGCAGGCAGAGGTACTTACAGGAAACTGAAGGAGAGAGTTAGAAGAGTGTGTGGAcagaaaatggggaaaaaattagaatacaaagATGAATGGAATGAATCTTTTTATGACTTTGTATTCAGCGAGAACAATAATGATGGCATCTCCATCAAAAACGAAAACATTAATTGAAGCTTATAGACAAACTTATCAATAATTAGACGGAAaaggatgtaaagaaaaaaaacattagcaaATGAGGGCTGATGTGCCATGTTGTGCTACGTGGCCCAGCTTCAGGTCTTCAGATACCACAAATCTCTAACTCACTGTGGACTCACCGTTCCACTACGAGCACGTTGCATAGGATTCATGTCAGGAGAAACGCTCATCAGACCTGAGCTACCTGCGTAATTCTCACCCCAACTATACTGGTTTGGATCTAGaggagaaaaaatgtaaacGTTAATACATTTACCAAACAATGTTTGGATTACGGAGAATTTTATAATCATTACAGTTAATATTTAAACATGTCTTTTGCAAAGTTAACGTATTTAAACGTTACTGTTATTGGTCTTTGATGATACACCATTCCTTTAATATACTATTATGGCAGTttatgaaatgtgtttttgtcaaAAACCACCTCCacagattttatttatacttAATCTCACTGAAAACTGCTTCCAAAAAAATTCTCGTAATACTGTTAAGTTTTCAGTTATTCTTTTAATGTTTCCCACAGAATACCCATAACTGTTCCAGTGGTCACTGTGGATGGACTTTAACTTCACCATCTTGGACTCCAACTAGCAAAGGCAGTCCCTGTTGTGCAGTCTTGAACAGCTTAGTGAAGGAGCACTAGTGCTGCAGGTTCTGGTTAGAGTGGCCCTTCAACTTGCAGTGGATCTCaagggcaggaaaaaaaagactactTTTGTCCAGCTCCAGTCCGTGACGGCGGAGTAGAGAGTCTGTCCAACCACAGGTTGAATCTAGCAAGCTACTTGATATAAAGGAGTTTGCAGCTACTAGTTAGCAGCAGAAATGATAAGATAAGAACAAGGGCCCTGTCAAAGACCAACTAGATCAGGTTGTTGTCTATACCAAGCAGAACAGTCAAGTGCAATCATCGTTGTTTGAAAACCACAACAGGTATTAGCTGTTTCTTTCTTACTGTCTTCCTCTGCTCCTTTAAGAAAGGCTCCAATGGCTCCCAAATAACCTTCATGTCTCAAAAACAAGGCCTGAACTTCACCCTACAACAAAACAAGAGGAGGTCAAAAGGCTGTGGTTTAAATATTGTACAGTTCACAACTACACTGACATGAAACAAATAGACGACTGCCTTTTGTAAAGTTGTTTCTGTGTCAGAGCACAAAGTTTTGCTTGCCTTGGTAAAGAAGTTGATGCTATAGGTGATTGTGTGCATGGTAACAGGGTGTCCTCTAATAAAGAAGCCTCCAAAATACACTCTGGACAGGTTGTGAAGCTTGGCATAAAGACAGGCCAGCtgcccgatgtcattgctgatCATATGGAGTAAACTCTTGGCCATGTCTTCTTTAGAAAACTCTAAAATTCAGAGCAGGTTATATGAACATAAAGGCATAAAAGAGGTAAGACTTTATATTAGTATATAAATAGCACCGGGATGGCACTGTGATAGCCTCCataagacaaaaaacaacaacaaaaaaaagccaTATTAAAACACTTCCTTATTTTTCAAACTGGAACTATAACCTAGAATAACTACTTACCTACAATAATTGCTCAACAGTAGCAGCTGAACAGTTACAGACTTCACTTCAATAAATTATAAAAGATGTTGAATTTTCTGGTATAACACCATCCCTTTATTCCATAATATTCACCAATACAACACCGGATGAAGAGGCATCAATTTGATTCTGCATTTGTaataaaactggaaaatattagatgcttttttttcctggagacaataacaaaattcaATTTATCATGATAGAGTTTGGctctcatccatccattctcttctacTTTTCCAATTTATGGTAACATTTACACCTATTGGCAATTTGAATCATCACTTAACCCCTAACCCCAggaagtgcatgtctttggactatggAACGAAGCAGGAATACACAAAGAAAACCCGACAGGTTGAGAACTTTTTGcagtgaggcaacagtgccaaGTATAGCTTAGAAGCAACTCAACACAATTTCCTCCTTTAATATGTATGGTCAATATGTAATATATGAGTAAACCAGCatgaggtagagcaggtcattcACTAACTAGAAGGTTGGTGTCTCCAGTCTTCAGTCTGCCAAAGTATCTTTGGGCAAGATCCTAAACCCCAAGTTGCTGTtgatgttagatagaaagcatgTGTAGAAAACTAAGTAGAAAAACTCTATATAGGATCTTTTTTTCCTGACATTACCTAATATATAGGGTGTCACTAATGTTAGCTCAAACTCGTTTGTAATTGCAAGTTCTGACAAGTTAACCCCTCCCTAAAAGATATGGTATGTGAGAGGATTGTTAGGCATTAAACTGGGCTGCAATTCCAATAGAAATGCTCAGCCATGACAGCCATGCTCATATGTCTTTGAgcaaaaacatcacatgaagTAGTTAACAAGGTAAAAAAGAACAGGGATCCTGCCTTGTTAGAGAAATAAAAGTATCTGGTTATAATCAATTTATTTCAATCAATTAAGCCTTTAAACTGCAGTAGCTacacttacaaacacacaaaaacattataTGACAGTTAAAAAGGAAGAAGCCATTTTTCCACATACTGAGGAAGAAACTACTCAAATGTAATAATCTGAGGTGGACTAGTGTGGTTTGAGTTTAAATGCAAATTCAGATATATTACGCTTTGAAACTAGGCCATCACTGGAATACATTTTACCATGAATAATCTGAGCTTACTGCAGCTGCTGCCCTGCAGCTGTTGATCTTCAGAGCAAGCCTCTTTCATTTTAGGactaaaaacatactaaaaggatgtgaggtgttttttttgtcatgatAAATGAATAAACTGCAAATACAGAACACAATATATAACCATGTTGTTAGAGTCTGACATTACAAGGATGCACAGTACTGTCTTTAACCACCCACAATTTCTTTATAATTTGCTTCCATGAGATGCACATTCTTGCAAGTTTCTAATTTTTTCTTGGGAAAACATTCTTTGAGCCTTTTGAAGGTCTTTGAgagttttctttggacattaaCTGCTTTATGCTCATTTTCAGCCCAGTCTTTGTACTATTTTCGCaattaaacaaaaatgcaaTATAACTaatgggatgaaccagtgttgtgtctacacataacagacaacttaaaaaaagaaacaattttaAATTGACCCTTTAGGCACTTTCTTATTAGCAGCCTGCCACTTAAAATATAATTTgctcccatttctttagttgaatccaCGAAAATGCTAAAGATAACAGTTAACAGGCATAAGACAATACTTTTTTGCAACGAccaggtgattcccaaagagctattagctgactTGGCATATTGCAGCATGCTGTGCAGTGTACCCATTAGAAATATTTGAGGAAGCTGGAGgataaaagaagaagtggcatgCCAAATATCtatagcagatgaacagtatatAAAACTCACTGCcttaagaaaaaggaaaaaatccaGAGATAAATatggcccttcagttgatccatctacagttcactgaagcctcattagAAACGGTCTCaatggaagggtggctgtcaagaagacACTCTTCAGGAGGGGAAACGGGgcaaaaaggctgaggtatgccaaattacactagaactgaactgaaaattagTGGCAACAGGTCACATGGAGTGACGGATatgatattattttttttttttgtttaaattcattttcaatatatacaGGTGAGTTCAGGGTAGAAATACAGCAGTccgtgtctacagccatctttaaaacacagaggaGGCTCTGTAATGGTTTGCGGCTGCGTTTCAGCCAATGGTGTTGGGAATCACAGaaagattttgatccaccatgcagtgCAATATGGAAAGTATCTGACTGGCAACAACTTAATTGTCCAGCATGGGTGTGAACCCAAACACACTGACAATGCAGTGAAAACAAACCGAGATATAATGATTCATTATCAGCCATTAATTGGCCTTCCcattgaagcagtgtgagaacaaaaacacagccaacatccaaaaaagagctttaaatgtccttctAGAAGCCTGGAAAAGTCCTCTTTAATACTACTTACAgaaattacaataaataaataataatacataaattATTGCACCTTTTCCcattatgttttagcaaaatGTAATGAAATGAGGAGTGACTCAACACTTACATAACACTACAGGTTAGCTAAATAAAACCCGTTCGTCCATGACTCACCTTTGTCGGCAGTAGCAGACTTCCCAAAACTGCTCGCTATAAGATCTCCAGTCAGGCCCAAATATCCGTATGATCCTCCATAGATATCTTTAACAAGCATATCAACACTTGCATGCTGACCTTTCGAGGCCAACTGTAGCAGCTCGTCAAATCTCTACAGTTTAAATTTTATAAGAAAAGTCAAGACAACCTTAAATACACGATTTAAGTAGTTGCTGATAAATGACTTGTAATAAAACCAGTCTACATTACTCAGAATACCTTTGTTTTGGTGAGAAGGGCCCCAAGTCCCCAGAATGTCCCTCCACCTATTGAGCTTCCTCCTATTCTCTCAAATTTGTCCTCTGATTCAACCTGgagaaagtgagaaaaaaagtGATACAGCGTAGTGCGTTATTCACAAAAGAACCTAGTAAATCAAAAGAAAGCGATCATATAACctctattattatattattattatatattatatttttactgcaTCATTGAGAGAAGTGATAGCATGTtctatttaacaaaaaacactgcATCTTAAGTCCTTTAAAAAAGCCAGTATTTGTCTGTTGTTTCTATAATTGAGCTTTTTAAGAGGACACAAAGACATGTGGAAAAACAGGGTATTTGGAAAGTATAACAAAGTATACTCTTAAAATCTGTGCAAATGCAAAGGATGGGAAGAAATGGAAACATGATCCAATGTAATGAATGGGAGCAGAAGCACAAGAACAAGAAGCAGCACAAGAAGAAGCATTCTTTAttctcttatttatttattgtattaccTTAACTATGGACACCCCGGAGCCGATGTTTACCAGCAGGTAAGGAAAGATGTCTGGATTAGTCGTCTGAAAGCGGAATTCTGAGTCGGCATGCTTGGCGTACACGAAAGCCTCGTGTGGTATGTTCTTCAGTACAAAATTACAGCCCTTGATGAGGCATGTCATCTCAtcctctttgtccactctgccacAGTACAGCACAAAGACAGGTGAGCATCATCACCAACAATAACAAGCGATCTAATTCAATGTGACTTCAAATTTACACTCTTCAAGCTACACGGGCTACACAGGTTATAATTACAAACAAGCACCAGCTGATGCAAATACGTTACTTTTTTGTATTAAACGACTAGAGTAACAAACTGGGAAAACTGAAACTGTATCTTGCTCTCGATCAcattaatgatttttttgtcGTCTGTTTAATTAGCCGATACAAAAAAAAGATGGCTGCCAAACTTGGCAAGCCATCAAATAGTAGATATTTTCCAGAGGAGTCTTTATAAGGTCTTCCAAAggtttctgtaaaaaaaaaaaaaaaaaaaaccccatacaaTTTGTCTtgcaatttcctgttttacaggaAGAGGACAGGAtattgctttgtgcactggttaCAACAAGAACGGAGGACTATTGTTAATTCAAGGCTGGTCATCCAGAATATGCTAGAAATGTAGCTCCCTTTGTTTCCATTTATACCTACAGCTTCTACACTTTAGCACACTGCCACAAATGCTGAATGATACAGCACAggtaaaggtttttttttggtgATATCTAACATTGATTTGTATATACTGACTTGAGTCCCAGTTTCCTCTCGATTAGCTCTTTGAACTTGTGTGCCCCTCCACCTGTGGCTTTGATAACTTTGGTTTCAGTGTTAACTAGATGGTCTTTAATGAAGTCCAAGCATGTTTCGATGTAAGCATTTTCAAACTTGATAAAGTGCAGGCGTGCTGTCACCTCCTCCTGCATTGATATTTCATACAGCTTGTCACCAGCAGCCTCCTAGAAAACAGACATACGGAAGAGAAATGTCTGAGTACTTCAAGCAGTCCAGATGTTGGCTTCTGCCACAAGCCCTGACAAAAACTGTGGAATCACTACACTTGAACGATGTCCGgccaacacttttttttaaactctgtaGCAAAtcagatttgaaaaaaaaaaaaaaaaatcagaaatataTTTAGTAGCTGAATAGTTTGACTTCAAGGTGTAGGAATGCATCTAATGTAAAGGACCAAGGGAGATGACAATCATTATGATTAAGTGATTTTTACGGACGTCCCAAAGCTACAGTTAAAGCTTTTCTTCATCCCCATGACATGGTCAGCAAACAACCCAGATACTAATCTAATTGAAAATTATAGTTAAAATTATTAGAAGGAGCTTGATGGAGAGCTTTGGTTTTTATTGT is a window from the Pelmatolapia mariae isolate MD_Pm_ZW linkage group LG5, Pm_UMD_F_2, whole genome shotgun sequence genome containing:
- the pank4 gene encoding 4'-phosphopantetheine phosphatase isoform X1 — translated: MAECGRVDSNTSHTMDKSITLPPDEIFRNLENAKRFAIDIGGSLTKLAYYSTVQHKVAKVRSFDHTAKEAAGDKLYEISMQEEVTARLHFIKFENAYIETCLDFIKDHLVNTETKVIKATGGGAHKFKELIERKLGLKVDKEDEMTCLIKGCNFVLKNIPHEAFVYAKHADSEFRFQTTNPDIFPYLLVNIGSGVSIVKVESEDKFERIGGSSIGGGTFWGLGALLTKTKRFDELLQLASKGQHASVDMLVKDIYGGSYGYLGLTGDLIASSFGKSATADKEFSKEDMAKSLLHMISNDIGQLACLYAKLHNLSRVYFGGFFIRGHPVTMHTITYSINFFTKGEVQALFLRHEGYLGAIGAFLKGAEEDNPNQYSWGENYAGSSGLMSVSPDMNPMQRARSGTFDMLEMDRLERQLVNLPLLQDPSSYIPDTVDLTEDALAREYWLYCFEEALDGVVKRAVASQPDMPEAALRAEKFRQKYRHKLQTLRQQPFAYGSLTVRSLLDTREHCLNEFNFPDPYSKIKQRENDVALKYYQKAVKSLDELSWEEKQFALVRGVLAGNVFDWGAKAVSDVLESDPEFGFEEAKRQLEERPWLVDSYDQWLERLKGPPHKCALFFVDNSGVDIILGVMPFVRELLSRGTEVVLASNSGPALNDVTNGELQILTERIAAMDPVIEAGLREDRLLLVQSGSSSPCLDLSRLDKVLAMVVRERQTDLVIIEGMGRAIHTNYYAMLSCESLKMAVIKNSWLADRLGGKLFSVVFKYEVPAGKPNKDCGAFSPS
- the pank4 gene encoding 4'-phosphopantetheine phosphatase isoform X2, producing the protein MKYQCRRRVDKEDEMTCLIKGCNFVLKNIPHEAFVYAKHADSEFRFQTTNPDIFPYLLVNIGSGVSIVKVESEDKFERIGGSSIGGGTFWGLGALLTKTKRFDELLQLASKGQHASVDMLVKDIYGGSYGYLGLTGDLIASSFGKSATADKEFSKEDMAKSLLHMISNDIGQLACLYAKLHNLSRVYFGGFFIRGHPVTMHTITYSINFFTKGEVQALFLRHEGYLGAIGAFLKGAEEDNPNQYSWGENYAGSSGLMSVSPDMNPMQRARSGTFDMLEMDRLERQLVNLPLLQDPSSYIPDTVDLTEDALAREYWLYCFEEALDGVVKRAVASQPDMPEAALRAEKFRQKYRHKLQTLRQQPFAYGSLTVRSLLDTREHCLNEFNFPDPYSKIKQRENDVALKYYQKAVKSLDELSWEEKQFALVRGVLAGNVFDWGAKAVSDVLESDPEFGFEEAKRQLEERPWLVDSYDQWLERLKGPPHKCALFFVDNSGVDIILGVMPFVRELLSRGTEVVLASNSGPALNDVTNGELQILTERIAAMDPVIEAGLREDRLLLVQSGSSSPCLDLSRLDKVLAMVVRERQTDLVIIEGMGRAIHTNYYAMLSCESLKMAVIKNSWLADRLGGKLFSVVFKYEVPAGKPNKDCGAFSPS